In one window of Nothobranchius furzeri strain GRZ-AD chromosome 11, NfurGRZ-RIMD1, whole genome shotgun sequence DNA:
- the ccr12a gene encoding chemokine (C-C motif) receptor 12a, translated as MEDDDDYQYWLFQKLLNETENTTDPSYVVSKTVQLCEKNTVNQFGATVIPAFYCVSFILSSIGNGLVLLIIYKFEKLNTVTNIFLLNLVLSNILFASSMPFWAVYHMSEWIFGTALCKIVSSAYFIGFYSSILFLTLMTFDRYLAVVHAVAAAKSRKKVYAIISSVVVWCLSIAASVKELVLRNVWKNTLHGLMCEESGLPASTMEQWRLFSYYQQFLLFFLLPLIMVMYCYISITLRILNTRMKGKCRAIKLIFVIILTFFGCWTPYNVVSLLRVIQISQSRREEGLCSDSDGLDFAFYVTRNVAYLYCCISPVFYTFLGKKFQSHLKRLLGKNVPCLKGQVSLNSHSTRTMSQRSPHSVYE; from the coding sequence ATGGAGGATGACGATGACTATCAGTACTGGCTCTTCCAGAAGCTGTTGAATGAAACAGAAAACACCACAGACCCGAGCTATGTGGTTAGTAAAACTGTCCAGCTCTGTGAGAAAAACACCGTCAATCAGTTCGGTGCCACAGTCATCCCAGCGTTCTACTGTGTCAGCTTCATTCTGAGCTCCATAGGTAACGGGCTGGTCCTCCTCATCATCTACAAGTTCGAGAAGCTCAACACCGTGACCAACATCTTCCTGCTCAACCTGGTCCTCTCCAACATCCTGTTTGCCTCCAGCATGCCATTCTGGGCCGTCTACCACATGTCCGAGTGGATCTTTGGCACAGCTCTGTGCAAAATTGTCAGTAGTGCCTACTTCATCGGTTTCTATAGCTCCATCCTCTTCCTCACTCTCATGACGTTTGACCGGTACTTAGCAGTGGTGCACGCGGTGGCAGCTGCCAAGAGCAGGAAGAAGGTGTATGCCATCATTTCTTCCGTGGTGGTTTGGTGCCTTAGTATCGCAGCAAGTGTGAAGGAGCTGGTTCTTCGGAACGTGTGGAAGAACACGCTACACGGACTGATGTGTGAGGAGTCGGGATTGCCCGCTAGCACCATGGAGCAGTGGCGCCTGTTCAGCTACTATCAGCAGTTCctgctcttcttcctcctccctctGATAATGGTGATGTATTGCTACATCAGCATCACACTGCGCATCCTCAACACGCGCATGAAGGGGAAGTGCCGCGCCATCAAGCTGATTTTTGTTATCATCTTGACCTTCTTTGGCTGCTGGACTCCCTACAACGTGGTCAGCCTCCTTCGAGTGATTCAGATTTCTCAAAGTCGCAGGGAAGAGGGTTTGTGTTCTGATTCGGACGGCTTAGACTTCGCCTTTTACGTGACCAGGAACGTCGCTTACTTGTATTGCTGCATTAGCCCGGTGTTCTACACGTTTCTAGGGAAGAAGTTCCAGAGTCATTTGAAAAGGCTTTTGGGTAAAAATGTCCCCTGTCTGAAGGGACAAGTGAGCCTGAACAGCCACAGCACCAGAACCATGTCACAGCGGAGCCCACATTCAGTTTACGAATAA